From the Psychrobacillus sp. FSL K6-4046 genome, one window contains:
- the mltG gene encoding endolytic transglycosylase MltG — MENKSKKEIMFDQMKNKKKEVKLVRKIVMIIALVLLIIIAIAGFTGYNYVKGALEPMDPDSTEKVTVEIPIGSGIDSISSTLEKNGIIKNAKIFKYYVKFNNQSDFQAGTYDLSKDMTLDEIIESLKTGKIYREPLLTLTIPEGLTLEQIGDVVEKKTGNSSKEFFELVTNAEFVDRMMSKYPTLLTEEIKGENIRYALEGYLYPSTYPFYEENPTNEEIAEMLLAQTDKALAPYYELLQAEEKSVHWLLTFASLLEEEATAQTDREKIASVFFNRLEIDMPLQTDPTVLYALGSHKDRVLFEDLEIDNPYNTYQNKGLPPGPIANAGKMSIEATLDPEKTEYFYFLADKEGKNHFSKTYDEHLQKIDEHLK, encoded by the coding sequence AAAAGAAGTAAAACTTGTTAGAAAAATAGTAATGATAATAGCATTGGTTCTCTTGATCATTATTGCTATAGCTGGATTCACTGGTTATAACTATGTGAAAGGGGCTCTTGAACCAATGGATCCCGACTCTACTGAGAAAGTGACTGTTGAAATTCCAATTGGCTCAGGTATCGATAGCATATCTTCGACTCTTGAAAAAAATGGAATAATTAAAAATGCAAAGATTTTTAAATACTATGTTAAGTTTAATAACCAATCTGATTTTCAAGCAGGTACATATGATTTGTCTAAGGATATGACTTTAGATGAAATTATCGAAAGTCTTAAAACTGGTAAAATTTATAGGGAACCACTACTAACCTTAACCATTCCAGAAGGATTGACTCTAGAGCAAATTGGAGATGTAGTGGAGAAGAAGACTGGAAATTCTTCCAAGGAATTCTTTGAACTAGTTACGAACGCTGAATTTGTTGATCGCATGATGAGTAAGTACCCTACATTGTTAACAGAAGAAATCAAAGGGGAAAATATCCGTTACGCATTAGAGGGTTATTTATATCCATCGACATATCCATTTTACGAGGAAAATCCGACAAATGAAGAAATAGCAGAAATGTTATTGGCTCAAACGGACAAAGCATTGGCACCTTATTATGAATTGCTACAAGCAGAAGAAAAGTCTGTTCATTGGCTTTTAACCTTTGCTTCCTTATTGGAAGAAGAGGCAACTGCTCAAACAGACCGTGAAAAGATAGCTAGCGTCTTTTTCAACCGTTTAGAAATTGATATGCCATTACAAACCGACCCGACTGTACTTTATGCTTTAGGAAGCCATAAAGATCGTGTATTATTTGAGGACTTAGAAATTGATAATCCATATAATACTTACCAAAACAAAGGATTACCACCAGGTCCGATTGCAAATGCAGGGAAAATGTCCATAGAGGCAACTTTAGATCCTGAAAAGACAGAATACTTCTATTTCCTAGCTGATAAAGAAGGAAAAAATCATTTTTCTAAAACATATGATGAACATCTTCAAAAAATAGACGAACATTTAAAATAA
- a CDS encoding O-methyltransferase: protein MNISEDFMKNLIKPREPIFIEMESYAKENHVPIMQLSGMEVLLQLLSLQKPTSILELGTAIGYSSMRMADKLDASIVTVERDEQKAMLAKEYINRANLEERIRVIIGDALELDEDTLNNQRFDAIFIDAAKGQYKKFFEKYAPLLNDRGVIYCDNILLNGLSELPIEEVPRRKRTMVRNQHQFMEWLMQHPDYDTAFFSVGDGMLVSIKR, encoded by the coding sequence ATGAACATCAGTGAAGATTTTATGAAAAATCTAATTAAGCCAAGAGAACCTATCTTTATTGAAATGGAGAGCTATGCAAAAGAAAACCATGTACCAATTATGCAACTGTCGGGAATGGAAGTATTGCTACAGTTACTCTCTTTACAGAAGCCAACCTCTATTTTAGAACTTGGAACAGCAATCGGTTATTCTTCTATGCGCATGGCCGACAAACTAGATGCTTCTATTGTCACAGTAGAGCGTGATGAGCAAAAAGCGATGTTAGCTAAGGAATATATTAACCGAGCCAACTTGGAGGAACGCATCAGAGTCATTATTGGAGACGCCTTAGAGTTAGACGAGGATACTTTGAATAATCAAAGATTTGATGCTATTTTTATTGATGCTGCAAAAGGACAATATAAAAAATTCTTTGAAAAGTACGCACCTTTGTTAAACGATAGGGGCGTTATTTACTGTGATAATATATTGTTAAACGGTCTCTCCGAGCTTCCAATAGAAGAGGTTCCAAGAAGGAAAAGAACCATGGTGCGAAACCAGCATCAGTTTATGGAATGGTTAATGCAGCATCCAGACTATGACACAGCATTCTTTTCTGTGGGAGACGGAATGCTAGTAAGTATAAAGAGGTGA
- a CDS encoding peptidase U32 family protein — MKKAELLVTPKNVEHIRELIQAGADAFLVGEQYFGLRLAGEFTLDDIQAATKLVKEHNKKIYVAMNGIFHNDKVDELGPYMQKIQEIGVDAIVFGDPAVIIARREAGVTLPLHWNTEQTATNYFTANYWGKRGSTRAVLARELSLEEVIDIKENAEVEVEAQVHGMTCMFQSKRSLIGNYFLFQDKAMEVENRCQNKNMFLHDKERSNKYPIFEDQNGTHIFSPNDICMIDELDEFLDAGVDSLKIDGILHETSYVTEVTSYYRQAIDAYYESRSAYKEIKKELFKKIEAIQPPLRPLDTGFYFKETVY; from the coding sequence ATGAAAAAAGCAGAATTACTAGTGACACCTAAAAATGTAGAGCACATTCGAGAGCTTATACAGGCGGGTGCAGATGCTTTTTTAGTAGGCGAACAGTATTTTGGGTTAAGGCTAGCAGGAGAATTTACACTAGATGATATTCAAGCAGCGACAAAGCTAGTAAAAGAACATAATAAAAAAATTTACGTTGCCATGAACGGCATTTTTCACAATGACAAAGTAGATGAACTTGGCCCTTATATGCAGAAAATACAAGAAATTGGTGTAGATGCAATTGTATTTGGTGACCCGGCGGTAATTATTGCTAGGAGAGAGGCGGGAGTTACACTACCTCTTCATTGGAATACTGAACAAACAGCTACTAATTACTTTACAGCAAACTATTGGGGAAAACGTGGTTCTACAAGAGCTGTTTTAGCTCGTGAGCTTAGCTTAGAAGAAGTGATAGATATAAAAGAAAATGCAGAAGTCGAAGTAGAGGCACAGGTGCACGGAATGACGTGTATGTTCCAGTCTAAGCGATCTTTAATCGGCAACTATTTTCTTTTTCAAGATAAAGCAATGGAAGTGGAAAACCGCTGTCAAAATAAAAATATGTTTTTACATGATAAAGAGCGATCGAATAAGTACCCTATCTTCGAGGATCAAAATGGAACCCATATTTTTAGTCCGAATGATATTTGTATGATTGATGAGTTAGATGAGTTTTTAGATGCAGGAGTGGATAGCTTAAAGATTGATGGCATTCTCCATGAAACGTCATATGTAACGGAAGTCACTAGCTACTATCGTCAGGCAATTGATGCATACTATGAATCACGTTCCGCCTATAAAGAGATTAAAAAGGAACTATTTAAGAAAATTGAAGCTATTCAACCTCCACTTAGACCCTTGGATACCGGATTCTATTTTAAAGAAACAGTATACTAA
- a CDS encoding U32 family peptidase: protein MNTKIDEISELVDGKRVITKKPELLAPAGSLEKLKIAVHYGADAVFIGGREFGLRSNAGNFSIDEMREGVEFANRYGAKIYVTTNIFAHNENMDGLEEYLKSIEAAGVTGIIVADPLIIETCREAAPKLEIHLSTQQSLSNWKAVQYWKEEGLHRVVLARETSGEEIKLMKEKVDIEIETFIHGAMCIAYSGRCTLSNHMTARDSNRGGCCQSCRWDYDLYEASSNGEEKALFEEEDTPFAMSPKDLKLVESIPKMIEMGIDSLKVEGRMKSIHYIATVISVYRKVIDAYCADPENFVMKQEWLEELEKCANREADTAFFEGEPGVEQQMYGVHDKKLGYDFVGLVLDYNDETQVVTLQQRNYFKPGDEVEFFGPEIDNVRLVIGELKNEKGKVLDAARHPLEIVQFTCPTKLYPNNMMRKGLN, encoded by the coding sequence ATAAACACGAAAATAGATGAAATAAGTGAATTAGTCGACGGCAAACGTGTCATTACGAAAAAGCCTGAGTTATTGGCTCCGGCCGGTAGTCTAGAAAAATTAAAAATTGCTGTTCATTATGGTGCAGATGCAGTATTTATAGGTGGTAGAGAGTTTGGCTTACGTTCAAACGCAGGTAATTTCTCCATTGATGAAATGCGTGAGGGTGTCGAGTTTGCCAATCGATACGGAGCAAAAATTTATGTTACAACTAATATCTTTGCTCATAACGAAAATATGGACGGGCTAGAGGAGTATTTAAAGTCAATAGAGGCTGCAGGAGTAACTGGAATTATAGTTGCAGATCCTTTAATTATAGAAACCTGTAGGGAGGCAGCTCCTAAGCTAGAAATTCATCTAAGTACTCAACAATCCCTTTCTAACTGGAAAGCAGTCCAATATTGGAAGGAAGAAGGCTTACACCGAGTTGTTTTAGCTCGAGAAACAAGCGGTGAAGAAATAAAGCTAATGAAAGAAAAAGTGGATATAGAGATTGAGACATTTATCCATGGAGCTATGTGTATAGCATATAGCGGTAGATGTACACTCTCTAATCATATGACTGCTCGCGATTCTAACCGCGGTGGTTGCTGCCAATCATGCCGATGGGACTACGATCTCTATGAAGCAAGCTCTAATGGAGAAGAGAAAGCATTATTTGAAGAAGAAGATACTCCTTTTGCTATGAGTCCAAAAGATTTGAAGCTAGTTGAATCTATTCCTAAAATGATTGAAATGGGAATTGATTCTCTAAAAGTAGAAGGTCGTATGAAATCTATTCACTATATAGCTACAGTTATTAGTGTATATCGTAAAGTCATCGATGCTTATTGTGCGGACCCAGAAAACTTTGTTATGAAGCAGGAATGGTTGGAAGAGCTTGAAAAGTGTGCAAACCGAGAAGCAGATACAGCATTCTTTGAGGGTGAACCTGGTGTTGAACAACAAATGTATGGCGTTCATGACAAAAAACTGGGATACGACTTTGTTGGGCTAGTTCTAGACTATAACGATGAAACACAAGTAGTAACATTACAACAGAGAAACTACTTCAAGCCAGGAGATGAAGTAGAATTCTTTGGACCCGAAATCGACAACGTTCGATTAGTAATTGGCGAACTTAAAAATGAAAAGGGAAAAGTTCTAGATGCAGCAAGACATCCCTTAGAAATAGTTCAATTTACATGTCCGACTAAATTATATCCAAACAACATGATGAGAAAGGGGTTAAACTAA
- the udk gene encoding uridine kinase, giving the protein MAKRTPLIIGITGGSGSGKTSVTQAISEVFKDHSVVVIEQDYYYKDQSHLAFEERLNTNYDHPFAFDNDLLIQHVNDLLNDKAIEKPIYDYAQHTRSSETVLIQPKDVIILEGILVLEDERLRNLMDIKLFVDTDSDLRIIRRILRDIHERGRTVESVVEQYLTVVRPMHNQFIEPTKRYADVIIPEGGQNEVAIDLMVTKIKTILETNAIV; this is encoded by the coding sequence ATGGCTAAACGTACTCCGCTTATCATAGGCATCACTGGTGGTTCCGGTTCAGGAAAGACCAGCGTTACCCAAGCAATTAGTGAAGTTTTTAAAGACCATTCTGTAGTAGTTATTGAACAAGATTATTACTATAAAGACCAAAGCCATTTAGCTTTTGAAGAAAGATTGAATACAAATTACGATCATCCCTTTGCTTTTGACAATGACCTACTTATTCAGCATGTAAATGATTTGCTGAACGACAAAGCAATTGAAAAACCAATTTATGATTATGCACAACACACGCGTTCAAGTGAAACAGTCCTGATCCAACCAAAGGATGTAATTATTTTAGAAGGTATCCTAGTGCTAGAGGACGAGCGTTTAAGAAACCTCATGGATATAAAATTATTTGTAGATACAGACTCGGATTTACGTATTATTCGAAGAATTTTACGTGATATTCATGAGAGGGGCCGTACTGTAGAATCTGTAGTAGAACAATATTTAACAGTCGTTCGCCCGATGCATAATCAGTTTATAGAGCCTACTAAAAGATACGCAGATGTAATTATTCCTGAAGGCGGTCAAAATGAGGTAGCAATCGATTTAATGGTTACAAAAATAAAAACTATTCTTGAAACTAATGCTATTGTATAA
- the greA gene encoding transcription elongation factor GreA — MSTEKQFPMTVAGKRKLEEELEVLKTVKRKEVVERIKIARSFGDLSENSEYDSAKEDQAFVEGRISTIESMIRNAVIIEEEDNNDVVSLGKTVTFVEIPDGDEESYTIVGSAEADPLEGLISNDSPIAKGLLGKTTGDKVKILTPGGEMDVEIISIS, encoded by the coding sequence GTGTCAACAGAGAAACAATTTCCGATGACTGTAGCAGGTAAACGTAAACTAGAAGAAGAATTAGAAGTATTAAAAACTGTAAAACGTAAAGAAGTCGTAGAACGTATTAAGATCGCTCGTAGCTTCGGTGATCTATCGGAGAATTCGGAGTATGATTCTGCTAAGGAAGACCAAGCTTTTGTTGAAGGAAGAATCTCTACAATTGAATCCATGATTCGAAATGCTGTGATTATCGAAGAGGAAGATAATAATGATGTTGTCTCTTTAGGTAAAACAGTGACATTTGTTGAAATTCCAGATGGAGATGAAGAAAGCTACACTATCGTTGGATCTGCTGAAGCTGATCCTTTAGAAGGGCTTATCTCAAACGATTCTCCTATTGCTAAAGGCTTACTTGGAAAGACAACCGGAGATAAAGTGAAAATCCTTACTCCAGGCGGAGAAATGGATGTAGAAATTATTTCTATTTCATAA
- a CDS encoding YrrS family protein, producing MSEQNQKINSRLNKNNRKKKTNTILNVLIGVVLLLIIIVVVNLVTGDKEEKDIAQEPKETESVSESSEVEEEESEDIELTTEEIAEEDEQNETATEENDSTTESGTSSNDSNEIIEESDDPNVEAVVVDPSWEPIGTAQVGEHVSSYTKETVDWEEKVDALAYAANLDPSNMIVQFLGNGGSPQKSIGTVTSKDGKEIYRISLEWVDGQGWKPTKKEKLLSAK from the coding sequence ATGTCAGAACAAAATCAAAAAATTAACTCACGTTTAAACAAAAATAATCGCAAGAAAAAAACTAATACAATACTGAATGTCTTAATTGGAGTAGTACTTCTGTTAATCATTATAGTTGTTGTTAATTTAGTGACAGGTGATAAAGAGGAAAAAGATATTGCACAAGAACCAAAAGAAACTGAATCCGTTTCAGAGAGTAGTGAAGTCGAAGAAGAGGAATCAGAAGATATTGAATTGACTACTGAGGAAATAGCCGAAGAGGACGAACAAAACGAAACAGCCACTGAAGAAAATGATTCGACCACAGAGTCAGGCACATCTTCTAACGACTCAAATGAAATTATAGAAGAATCCGATGATCCAAATGTGGAGGCTGTTGTAGTAGACCCTTCGTGGGAACCAATAGGGACAGCTCAAGTAGGAGAACATGTCTCTAGCTATACGAAGGAAACAGTAGATTGGGAAGAGAAGGTTGACGCATTAGCTTACGCGGCAAACTTAGACCCATCTAATATGATTGTCCAATTTCTAGGTAATGGTGGAAGTCCACAAAAGTCTATAGGAACTGTTACTTCTAAAGATGGAAAAGAAATTTATCGTATATCTTTAGAATGGGTCGACGGTCAAGGGTGGAAGCCAACTAAAAAAGAAAAGCTGTTATCAGCAAAATAA
- the mtnN gene encoding 5'-methylthioadenosine/S-adenosylhomocysteine nucleosidase, with product MKIAVIGAMEEEVELLRNAVENAKTIEIANSEFTTGTYKSHEIILLKSGIGKVNAAMSTAILLNEYKPDYVINTGSAGGYDPKLEVGAIVISDEVRHHDVDVTAFGYEMGQVPQMPPAFKSDERLMKLAEDAVNEIGEHQASTGLIATGDTFMHNPERVELVRSYFPSMKACEMEAAAVAQVCHQFSVPFVVIRALSDIAGKESSISFDEFLPVAAKHSTQIVLRVIENI from the coding sequence ATGAAGATTGCCGTAATTGGAGCAATGGAAGAAGAAGTAGAATTATTAAGAAATGCGGTTGAAAATGCAAAGACTATAGAAATTGCAAATAGTGAGTTTACAACTGGTACATATAAAAGCCATGAAATAATCCTGTTGAAAAGTGGAATTGGCAAAGTAAATGCAGCCATGTCTACTGCTATTCTTTTAAATGAGTATAAGCCAGATTATGTCATTAATACAGGATCTGCTGGTGGATATGATCCTAAGCTAGAAGTAGGAGCAATTGTCATTTCAGATGAAGTAAGACATCATGACGTAGATGTAACTGCATTTGGATATGAGATGGGGCAGGTTCCTCAAATGCCACCTGCATTTAAATCTGACGAGCGTTTAATGAAGCTTGCAGAAGATGCGGTAAATGAAATTGGTGAGCATCAGGCCTCAACAGGCTTAATTGCTACTGGTGATACCTTTATGCATAATCCAGAACGAGTAGAACTAGTTCGGAGTTATTTTCCTTCTATGAAAGCCTGTGAAATGGAAGCTGCTGCCGTCGCGCAGGTTTGTCATCAATTTTCAGTACCATTTGTAGTTATTCGTGCTCTTTCCGATATAGCAGGAAAAGAATCCTCGATTAGCTTTGATGAGTTTCTGCCAGTTGCAGCTAAGCATTCCACACAAATAGTGCTTCGTGTAATTGAAAACATTTAG
- the sigK gene encoding RNA polymerase sporulation sigma factor SigK produces the protein MSGLLTAFINMVIDLPLVLGYLKGQAFHQPLSPEEEQVMIQRFLDGDLTARDELIERNMRLVAHVVKKFHPKHELLDDYISIGTIGLMKAVNSYTPTKKTKLATYAARCIENEILMYLRSLKKVQKDISLHEPIGMDKDGHSLEITDLLQGLDKSSDEQLVEEEDTNRLYKHLSQLEKRELDIIVRRYGLLGHEPMTQKEISKQLKISRSYVSRIEKRALVKLYQYYIHEKNSLDGSNTKRAREN, from the coding sequence ATTTCCGGTCTTCTAACCGCATTTATAAACATGGTCATCGATTTGCCACTTGTGCTTGGTTATTTAAAAGGGCAGGCGTTCCATCAGCCCCTTTCTCCGGAGGAAGAACAAGTAATGATTCAACGTTTTCTAGATGGAGACCTCACAGCAAGAGATGAACTTATCGAACGTAATATGCGGCTTGTTGCACACGTAGTTAAGAAATTTCACCCGAAGCATGAGCTTTTAGATGACTATATATCTATTGGAACAATTGGGCTGATGAAAGCTGTTAATAGCTATACACCTACCAAAAAAACAAAATTAGCAACATATGCTGCTCGCTGTATTGAAAATGAAATTCTTATGTATTTGCGTTCATTAAAAAAAGTTCAAAAGGATATTTCTTTACATGAGCCTATTGGAATGGATAAAGATGGACATTCTTTAGAAATCACCGATTTACTACAAGGGCTAGATAAAAGCTCGGACGAACAGCTAGTGGAAGAAGAAGATACCAATCGTTTATATAAACACCTATCCCAACTCGAGAAACGAGAGCTAGATATCATCGTTCGTAGATATGGATTATTAGGCCATGAACCAATGACTCAAAAAGAAATTTCTAAGCAATTAAAAATTTCAAGAAGCTATGTTTCTCGTATTGAAAAACGTGCGCTTGTAAAGCTCTATCAGTATTACATCCATGAAAAAAACTCTCTTGATGGATCAAACACCAAGAGAGCTAGAGAAAATTAA
- the pssA gene encoding CDP-diacylglycerol--serine O-phosphatidyltransferase, with translation MYLQNAMTQTIKKLKTQAANMITIGNLAFGGAAIMATVNEYYTFSVLFIFIAGLLDRFDGMVARRFNLESELGKQLDSMSDIISFGIAPALLMYSLVLQEFSIAGMIITVIYIACGAFRLARFNISESNGFFTGLPITVAGVILTLSYFAINFVPPVTYMFLFIILALLMISTFTLKKV, from the coding sequence ATGTATTTACAAAATGCTATGACTCAAACAATAAAAAAACTAAAAACGCAGGCTGCTAATATGATAACAATTGGTAATTTAGCATTCGGTGGAGCAGCAATTATGGCTACAGTAAATGAATACTACACGTTTAGCGTGTTATTTATATTTATAGCAGGCTTGTTAGATCGTTTTGATGGCATGGTTGCCAGAAGATTCAACTTAGAGTCAGAGCTTGGTAAACAATTAGATTCGATGAGTGATATTATATCATTCGGAATTGCACCTGCTCTTTTAATGTACTCCTTAGTTTTACAGGAATTTAGTATTGCAGGAATGATTATTACTGTTATATATATAGCTTGTGGCGCATTTAGATTAGCCCGCTTTAATATTTCTGAGTCAAATGGATTTTTTACAGGACTACCAATTACGGTTGCCGGAGTAATTTTAACATTATCATACTTCGCTATTAATTTTGTTCCGCCAGTTACGTACATGTTTTTATTTATTATTCTTGCATTATTAATGATTAGTACTTTTACTTTAAAAAAGGTCTGA
- a CDS encoding phosphatidylserine decarboxylase translates to MKEKIYQSMIELTNGRWSSSLIKGFAQSNLSKKIIPAYMKHFNIDPSEMPCHLHEFSTLHDFFVRPLKQNSRNIDPAVNGIISPVDATIETFGDITYDGIFHVKGKPYTLYDMLGSDKIGKEYEKGKFIILYLSPAEYHRIHSPIDGKVTRQYVLGKKSYPVNKWGLAYGKETISGNYRLLTELLMPNEKRCFHIKVGAMFVNSIELTNRELEWKKGEEVGYFSFGSTVVLLFEEDSIEFSREITPGKFIRMGERVANML, encoded by the coding sequence ATGAAAGAAAAAATATATCAATCTATGATTGAGCTGACCAATGGTAGGTGGTCATCATCTTTAATCAAAGGCTTTGCTCAGTCTAATCTCAGTAAGAAAATAATACCTGCCTATATGAAACATTTTAATATAGATCCTTCTGAAATGCCATGTCATCTCCATGAATTTTCTACATTGCATGATTTTTTTGTTCGCCCATTAAAACAAAATAGTAGAAATATAGACCCTGCTGTCAACGGAATTATAAGTCCAGTAGATGCGACTATTGAAACTTTCGGGGATATAACGTATGATGGAATTTTTCATGTAAAAGGAAAACCATACACGCTATATGATATGCTCGGCTCCGACAAAATAGGTAAAGAATATGAAAAAGGTAAATTTATCATTTTATATTTAAGCCCGGCGGAATATCACCGAATCCATTCTCCAATTGATGGTAAGGTTACTCGACAGTATGTGCTAGGAAAGAAATCCTATCCAGTGAACAAATGGGGCCTAGCTTATGGCAAAGAAACAATTAGTGGCAACTATCGGCTATTAACAGAGCTTTTGATGCCTAATGAGAAACGATGTTTTCACATTAAGGTGGGGGCAATGTTCGTGAATTCCATTGAACTCACTAACAGGGAGTTAGAATGGAAAAAAGGAGAAGAGGTAGGTTACTTTTCTTTCGGTTCAACAGTAGTTTTGTTATTTGAAGAAGACAGTATAGAGTTTTCAAGAGAAATAACTCCCGGAAAGTTTATTCGAATGGGTGAGAGAGTCGCAAATATGCTATAA
- a CDS encoding YqeG family HAD IIIA-type phosphatase, with product MYSNFIPSEFVRSVFHITPEMLKEKGVKAIITDLDNTLVEWDRPDATPKLIEWFTNMKEAGIQVTIVSNNNELRVKSFADPLGIPFIYKAKKPLGKAFRHALSIMSVKKEEVVVIGDQLLTDVFGGNRQKLHTILVIPVAKSDGFVTKFNRMVERRIFSYLDKKGQVTWEEEA from the coding sequence TTGTATTCAAATTTTATACCAAGTGAATTTGTTAGAAGTGTCTTTCATATTACACCGGAAATGTTAAAGGAAAAAGGCGTAAAGGCAATTATTACAGATTTGGATAATACATTAGTTGAATGGGATCGACCAGATGCAACCCCTAAGCTAATAGAATGGTTCACTAATATGAAAGAAGCAGGTATTCAAGTAACCATTGTATCCAATAACAATGAATTACGTGTTAAGTCATTTGCAGATCCATTAGGGATTCCTTTTATATATAAAGCAAAAAAGCCTTTAGGAAAGGCTTTTCGTCATGCTCTTAGTATAATGTCCGTTAAAAAAGAGGAAGTTGTAGTTATTGGTGATCAGCTATTAACGGATGTCTTTGGCGGAAATAGACAAAAGCTCCATACCATTCTAGTGATACCTGTCGCAAAATCAGATGGTTTCGTGACGAAGTTCAATCGTATGGTGGAGAGAAGAATTTTTAGTTACTTGGACAAAAAAGGACAAGTTACATGGGAGGAAGAAGCGTGA
- the yqeH gene encoding ribosome biogenesis GTPase YqeH — MTEAPKCIGCGTVIQTEVVGDPGYAPVSSLEKEDIICQRCFRLKNYNELQPVSLTDDDFLKILNGLGTKKGLIVKIVDIFDFNGSWLPGLHRFVGNNPILLVANKADLLPKSVKKNKVINWMKQEAKKLGLSSIDVLFVSAHKGTGMPEAMEAIEHYRKGENVYVVGCTNVGKSTFINRIIKQATGVEAVITTSHFPGTTLDMIEIPLDDKKALYDTPGIINHHQMAHFLDPSELKYITPKKEVKPKVFQLNSEQTLYLGGLSRFDFIKGERSAFTCHIANDIPIHRTKLENADTLWQEHRGQLLSPPSEKFIDLLPPLVRHEFKIKDDKTDIVFSGLGWITVQKGGVVIAAHAPAGVEVSIRPSLI; from the coding sequence GTGACAGAAGCACCAAAATGTATAGGTTGTGGAACAGTAATCCAAACCGAGGTAGTTGGAGATCCAGGATATGCTCCTGTTTCTTCGTTAGAAAAAGAGGATATTATTTGCCAGCGTTGTTTTCGTTTAAAAAATTACAATGAGTTGCAGCCGGTATCTTTAACCGACGATGATTTCTTGAAAATCTTAAATGGTTTAGGAACAAAAAAAGGACTAATTGTGAAGATTGTAGATATTTTTGATTTTAACGGAAGCTGGCTACCAGGCCTACACCGATTTGTTGGTAATAATCCGATACTATTAGTAGCAAACAAAGCTGATTTACTGCCGAAATCAGTGAAGAAAAACAAAGTAATCAATTGGATGAAGCAAGAAGCAAAAAAACTTGGCTTATCATCAATTGATGTTCTATTTGTCAGTGCACATAAAGGTACTGGTATGCCAGAAGCTATGGAGGCCATAGAGCATTATCGTAAAGGTGAAAATGTTTACGTAGTAGGCTGTACCAATGTTGGTAAATCTACATTTATAAACAGGATTATTAAACAGGCTACCGGAGTAGAAGCAGTTATCACTACTTCTCATTTTCCTGGGACAACCTTAGACATGATTGAGATACCATTAGACGATAAAAAAGCTCTATATGATACTCCAGGAATCATTAATCATCATCAAATGGCCCATTTCTTAGATCCATCGGAGCTAAAATATATTACACCTAAAAAAGAAGTGAAGCCAAAGGTTTTCCAACTAAATAGTGAGCAAACTCTCTATCTTGGAGGACTTTCTCGATTTGATTTTATAAAGGGCGAACGATCTGCCTTTACTTGTCATATAGCAAACGATATTCCAATTCATCGTACGAAGCTTGAGAATGCTGATACTTTATGGCAAGAACATCGCGGTCAATTGTTGTCACCACCTTCTGAGAAATTTATAGACCTATTACCACCTTTAGTAAGACATGAATTTAAGATAAAAGATGATAAAACGGATATCGTATTTTCAGGACTTGGTTGGATAACTGTGCAAAAAGGCGGAGTTGTGATAGCAGCTCATGCTCCTGCTGGTGTAGAGGTTTCTATTCGTCCATCTCTTATTTAG